One genomic region from Argentina anserina chromosome 2, drPotAnse1.1, whole genome shotgun sequence encodes:
- the LOC126783833 gene encoding uncharacterized protein LOC126783833, giving the protein MAWPIIIAFPPPASVFVTGMSIFSLTMASAGISEIRGKNMEYSKFRKSSNPSESEKSKQIYISGKRGMQIAYTPAFLAGLTSLVFLPHNDDIRYLLISSALTIHFLKRLLEVQFVHKYSGGMALDTAIPICLSYFMSTATMVYAQHLTITQGLPEPPIDLKFPGILLFLLGISGNFYHHYLLSRMRSSSSSSLTNSESDDDKKYQIPRGGLFELVVCPHYLFEIMGFVGFSFISQTLYAFAMAVGTTLYLTGRSYATRRWYQSKFKQFPQNVKALIPYLL; this is encoded by the exons ATGGCGTGGCCAATTATAATTGCTTTTCCACCACCAGCTTCTGTGTTCGTCACCGGCATGTCAATCTTCAGCCTCACCATGGCCAGTGCCGGAATCTCAGAAATAAGAGGAAAGAACATGGAGTATTCCAAATTCAGGAAGAGTAGCAATCCATCAGAGTCtgaaaaatcaaagcaaattTACATATCTGGTAAAAGAGGCATGCAAATTGCTTATACCCCAGCATTTCTTGCTGGCCTCACATCGTTAGTGTTTCTTCCACACAACGATGATATCAGATATCTGTTGATCTCCTCAGCTCTAACCATTCATTTCCTCAAACGACTTTTGGAG GTTCAATTTGTACACAAGTACAGTGGAGGGATGGCCCTTGATACTGCGATTCCTATCTGTCTCAGTTACTTCATGTCAACTGCCACCATGGTCTACGCTCAGCACCTTACTATAACCCAAGGGCTACCAGAGCCACCAATTGATTTGAAGTTCCCTGGAATTCTGTTGTTTCTACTTGGGATATCTGGCAATTTCTACCATCACTACCTTCTTTCCCGAATGAGATCATCGTCCTCGTCGTCTTTAACAAACTCGGAAAGCGATGATGATAAGAAGTATCAGATTCCAAGGGGTGGATTGTTTGAGCTAGTGGTTTGCCCTCACTATCTATTTGAAATCATGGGATTTGTAGGgttctcttttatttctcaGACCTTGTATGCATTCGCCATGGCGGTCGGAACAACGTTATATTTGACTGGTAGGAGCTATGCTACTAGGAGATGGTATCAGTCTAAGTTTAAACAATTTCCTCAAAATGTCAAGGCTCTCATTCCATATCTTTTATAG